One Leisingera sp. M658 genomic window carries:
- a CDS encoding formimidoylglutamate deiminase gives MQTIFAQHARLPQGWAENLRLTIESGRICSLESGAQPQPGDARADVLLPSLGNLHSHSFQRAMAGMTEYRAAGKDSFWTWRELMYRFVDRITPEQYEAIAALVFMEMLEAGYASAGEFHYVHHQPGGAHFASLTELSERVFAAASQTGIGLTHLPVLYTYGGAGKQALNGGQQRFGNSVAEFSELVARARKIAARDLPQDACVGIAPHSLRATCPEDLAAVLQIQDGLPVHIHISEQPKEVADISDWLAARPVEWLLDNASVDGKWCLIHATHMTSAETAGMARSGAVAGLCPITEANLGDGPFNGGEYLANDGAFGVGSDSNVRISLPEELRTLEYSQRLRDLARNVLVPGAGSVGETLYLGAAKGGAQALGRDAGRIKEGALADLVAIDSSVPALCALKPEQMLDGLCFAAGDDTVTDVWSAGRHVVQQGRHIARDSVVAGYRTAIRDLLNSL, from the coding sequence ATGCAGACCATTTTCGCCCAGCACGCCCGCCTGCCCCAAGGATGGGCAGAGAACCTCCGGCTGACGATTGAGAGCGGCCGGATTTGCTCATTGGAATCCGGTGCCCAGCCGCAGCCGGGCGACGCGCGGGCAGATGTGCTGCTGCCGTCGCTGGGCAATCTGCATTCCCACAGCTTTCAGCGCGCGATGGCGGGAATGACCGAATACCGCGCCGCGGGCAAGGACAGCTTCTGGACCTGGCGCGAGTTGATGTACCGGTTCGTGGACCGCATCACCCCGGAGCAATACGAGGCTATCGCTGCGCTGGTTTTCATGGAGATGCTGGAAGCCGGCTATGCCTCCGCGGGCGAGTTCCACTATGTCCATCACCAGCCGGGCGGTGCGCATTTTGCATCACTGACCGAGCTTAGCGAGCGGGTGTTTGCCGCCGCCAGCCAGACCGGTATCGGTCTCACCCATCTGCCTGTGCTCTATACCTACGGCGGGGCGGGAAAACAGGCTCTGAATGGGGGCCAGCAGCGGTTTGGCAATTCGGTTGCGGAATTCTCTGAATTGGTCGCCCGGGCCCGCAAAATTGCTGCGCGGGATCTGCCGCAGGACGCCTGCGTCGGCATCGCACCGCACTCGCTGCGCGCCACCTGCCCCGAGGACCTGGCAGCAGTGCTGCAGATCCAGGACGGGCTGCCGGTGCATATCCATATCTCCGAGCAGCCAAAAGAAGTCGCCGACATCAGTGATTGGCTGGCTGCACGTCCTGTCGAATGGCTGCTGGACAACGCATCCGTCGATGGTAAATGGTGCTTGATCCATGCCACCCACATGACAAGCGCTGAGACCGCCGGCATGGCGCGTTCGGGAGCGGTCGCAGGGCTGTGCCCGATTACAGAGGCAAACTTGGGCGACGGCCCGTTCAACGGGGGAGAGTATCTGGCGAATGATGGCGCGTTCGGGGTTGGTTCAGACTCTAACGTGCGGATTTCGCTGCCCGAAGAGTTGCGCACGCTAGAGTATTCCCAACGTTTGCGCGACCTGGCCCGCAATGTGCTGGTGCCGGGAGCAGGCTCGGTAGGGGAAACGCTGTATTTGGGCGCAGCCAAAGGCGGCGCGCAAGCCTTGGGCCGGGATGCCGGCCGGATCAAGGAAGGCGCGCTGGCGGATCTAGTGGCCATCGACAGCAGCGTCCCGGCGCTCTGCGCGCTGAAGCCGGAGCAGATGCTGGACGGGCTGTGTTTTGCGGCAGGCGACGACACTGTGACGGATGTCTGGAGCGCCGGCCGCCATGTTGTGCAACAGGGCCGCCATATCGCCCGCGACAGTGTGGTTGCGGGATACCGGACCGCGATCAGGGATCTGCTGAACAGTCTCTAA
- the rlmN gene encoding 23S rRNA (adenine(2503)-C(2))-methyltransferase RlmN → MTASAPITQDVLTLPRKDPEGGKVNLVGLTRERMREVLIEHGTPEKQAKMRVGQIWQWIYQWGKRDFAEMTNLAKAYRAELADTFEVRIPEVVSKLVSTDGTRKYLVRINGGHEVEVVYIPEDGRGTLCISSQVGCTLTCSFCHTGTQKLVRNLTPAEIVGQVMMARDDLEEWPVPGAPKDETRLLSNIVLMGMGEPLYNFDNVRDAMKIAMDPEGISLSRRRITLSTSGVVPEIARTAEEIGCLLAISFHATTNEIRDKLVPINKRWNIDTLLQALADYPKVSNSERITFEYVMLDGVNDTDADAHRLIEHIKRYKIPAKINLIPFNEWPGSPYKRSSNNRIHAFANIVYQAGYASPIRKTRGDDIMAACGQLKSATERARKSRKQIEAETGVK, encoded by the coding sequence ATGACCGCCAGCGCGCCGATCACCCAGGACGTATTGACCCTGCCCCGCAAGGATCCCGAGGGCGGCAAGGTCAATCTTGTCGGCCTCACCCGCGAGCGCATGCGCGAGGTGCTGATCGAACATGGCACCCCGGAAAAGCAGGCCAAGATGCGGGTCGGGCAGATCTGGCAGTGGATCTACCAGTGGGGCAAGCGCGATTTCGCGGAAATGACTAACCTGGCCAAAGCTTATCGTGCGGAACTGGCGGACACCTTCGAAGTCCGCATCCCGGAAGTGGTGAGCAAACTGGTCTCCACCGACGGCACCCGCAAGTATCTGGTGCGCATCAATGGCGGCCACGAGGTCGAAGTGGTCTATATCCCCGAAGACGGCCGCGGCACGCTGTGCATCTCATCTCAGGTGGGCTGCACTCTGACCTGCTCTTTCTGCCACACCGGCACCCAGAAGCTGGTGCGCAACCTGACCCCGGCCGAGATTGTCGGCCAGGTGATGATGGCGCGCGACGATCTGGAGGAATGGCCGGTGCCGGGCGCGCCCAAGGACGAAACCCGCCTGCTGTCGAACATCGTGCTGATGGGCATGGGCGAGCCGCTGTATAATTTCGACAACGTCCGCGACGCGATGAAGATTGCGATGGACCCCGAGGGCATCTCGCTGTCCCGCCGCCGGATTACCCTGTCGACCTCAGGCGTGGTGCCGGAGATTGCCCGCACCGCCGAAGAAATCGGCTGCCTGCTGGCGATTTCGTTCCATGCTACGACAAACGAGATCCGCGACAAGCTGGTGCCGATCAACAAGCGCTGGAACATCGACACGCTACTGCAGGCGCTGGCGGATTACCCCAAAGTGTCAAATTCCGAGCGGATCACGTTTGAATATGTGATGCTAGACGGGGTGAACGACACCGACGCGGACGCGCACCGTTTGATTGAGCACATCAAGCGCTACAAAATCCCGGCCAAGATAAACCTGATCCCATTCAATGAATGGCCGGGCAGCCCGTACAAGCGGTCCTCGAACAACCGAATTCATGCCTTTGCCAATATCGTCTATCAGGCCGGCTATGCCTCGCCGATCCGCAAGACCCGCGGCGATGACATCATGGCTGCCTGCGGCCAGCTGAAATCGGCGACCGAGCGCGCCCGCAAAAGCCGTAAGCAGATTGAGGCCGAAACCGGGGTAAAGTAA
- a CDS encoding HutD family protein yields MSTLNQFPKDPPMRISALTAQPVPWKNGGGVTRELALHQEGGQLIWRLSLAEISRSGPFSAFPGLARIHCIVEGAGHTLSNNDTQLQAWPLKPLRFDGGLDLESRLREGSCKAFNVIYDPVRVTADAAILRDGALPDAAGSQVFFVVSGSLNLAGQGHFAPGEGIVLESTASGRISDGGVVIQLRFLPV; encoded by the coding sequence ATGTCTACGCTTAATCAGTTTCCAAAGGACCCGCCGATGCGCATCTCCGCTTTGACTGCCCAGCCGGTGCCTTGGAAAAACGGCGGCGGTGTGACCCGCGAATTGGCCTTGCATCAAGAAGGCGGCCAGTTGATCTGGCGTCTCAGCCTGGCGGAAATTTCGCGCAGCGGCCCGTTTTCCGCCTTTCCGGGCCTTGCCCGCATCCATTGCATCGTGGAGGGCGCGGGCCACACACTGTCAAATAACGATACACAGCTGCAAGCGTGGCCGCTGAAACCGCTGCGTTTCGATGGCGGCTTGGATTTGGAAAGCCGTCTGCGCGAAGGGTCCTGCAAGGCTTTCAACGTGATCTACGATCCGGTGCGGGTCACGGCAGACGCCGCAATTTTGCGAGACGGCGCGCTGCCCGATGCAGCAGGCAGCCAAGTGTTCTTTGTTGTATCCGGCAGCCTGAATCTTGCAGGCCAGGGGCACTTTGCCCCAGGCGAAGGGATCGTCCTGGAAAGCACCGCCAGCGGAAGGATCTCCGATGGCGGCGTGGTTATCCAGTTGCGGTTTTTGCCTGTTTAG
- a CDS encoding lysozyme inhibitor LprI family protein: MPNSASLPCACLAVALLFPPAFANPALECGAGSREEIGSCVADDEEGVEAALLNALEAAMVAAAERDNSNGGTAVEAALMQSQTAWEGFRSAHCAFAGEAHPVREDAGIATRACWTTLGRARVEELVRFAK; encoded by the coding sequence ATGCCGAACTCAGCCAGTCTTCCGTGCGCTTGCCTTGCAGTTGCGCTGCTTTTCCCGCCCGCTTTTGCCAATCCGGCGCTGGAATGCGGCGCGGGAAGCCGTGAGGAAATCGGATCCTGTGTGGCGGACGATGAAGAAGGAGTGGAAGCCGCATTGCTCAACGCGCTGGAAGCCGCAATGGTCGCCGCCGCAGAGCGTGACAACTCCAATGGCGGGACTGCGGTTGAAGCTGCACTGATGCAGAGCCAAACAGCCTGGGAAGGGTTCCGGAGCGCGCATTGCGCCTTTGCCGGCGAAGCCCATCCGGTGCGTGAAGACGCCGGAATTGCAACGCGGGCGTGCTGGACGACCCTGGGCCGCGCCCGGGTCGAGGAACTGGTGCGGTTTGCCAAATAG
- the dapD gene encoding 2,3,4,5-tetrahydropyridine-2,6-dicarboxylate N-succinyltransferase, which produces MSNAQLEAAIEAAWEARDTITPATTGEQREAIEDTLNALDSGSLRVAEKLDSGDWHVNQWAKKAVLLGFRIKDMEIHEGGPQAGGWWDKVDSKFAGWGEDQWKSAGFRAVPNCVVRKSAYIAPGAVLMPSFVNLGAYVGEGTMVDTWATVGSCAQIGKNVHLSGGVGIGGVLEPMQAGPTIIEDNCFIGARSEVVEGCIVREGSVLGMGVFIGKSTKIVDRETGEVTYGEVPPYSVVVAGSMPSKNNISLYCAVIVKRVDEKTRSKTGINELLRD; this is translated from the coding sequence ATGTCCAACGCCCAGCTGGAAGCAGCGATCGAAGCCGCCTGGGAGGCGCGCGACACCATCACCCCCGCCACCACCGGCGAGCAGCGTGAAGCCATTGAAGACACCCTGAATGCGCTGGACTCCGGTTCCCTGCGTGTGGCCGAAAAGCTGGACAGCGGCGACTGGCACGTGAACCAATGGGCGAAGAAGGCGGTGCTTTTGGGCTTCCGGATCAAGGACATGGAAATCCACGAAGGCGGCCCGCAGGCCGGCGGCTGGTGGGACAAGGTCGACAGCAAATTTGCCGGCTGGGGTGAAGATCAGTGGAAATCTGCTGGCTTCCGCGCGGTGCCCAATTGCGTGGTCCGCAAATCCGCCTACATCGCGCCGGGCGCGGTGCTGATGCCGTCTTTCGTGAACCTCGGCGCCTATGTCGGCGAAGGCACCATGGTCGACACCTGGGCCACCGTCGGCTCCTGCGCCCAGATCGGCAAGAACGTGCACCTGTCGGGCGGCGTCGGCATCGGCGGCGTGCTGGAACCGATGCAGGCGGGGCCCACCATCATCGAGGACAACTGTTTCATCGGCGCCCGTTCCGAGGTGGTCGAAGGCTGCATCGTGCGCGAAGGCTCGGTTCTGGGCATGGGCGTGTTCATCGGCAAATCGACCAAGATCGTCGACCGCGAAACCGGCGAAGTGACCTATGGCGAAGTACCGCCTTACTCGGTTGTGGTCGCAGGCTCGATGCCGTCGAAGAACAACATCAGCCTCTACTGCGCGGTCATCGTGAAGCGGGTGGACGAAAAGACCCGCTCCAAAACCGGCATCAACGAGCTGCTGCGCGACTGA
- a CDS encoding threonine/serine dehydratase: MNWQDEIRKAAERVGPHVQQTPVMQTQGFGLDFPVELKLEHMQHTGSFKARGAFNTLLSQPVPPAGLVAASGGNHGAAAAYAAHQLGHKARIYVPEMAGPAKISLIERTGADLQVVPGAYANALEQAQAYEAETGAMQVHAYDAPATVAGQGTCFAEWQAQGLEADTLLIAVGGGGLIAGALAWFQGAKKIVAVEPETSCALNAALLARQPVDVDVSGVAANALGAKRIGAICFELASAPGLTSVTVPDSAITRAQTALWRERRILVEPAGATALAALLCGAYRPAPGERVAVLICGGNIAPDPLG, from the coding sequence ATGAACTGGCAGGATGAAATCAGGAAAGCCGCAGAACGCGTTGGCCCTCATGTGCAGCAGACCCCGGTGATGCAGACACAGGGCTTCGGGCTGGATTTCCCGGTGGAGCTGAAGCTGGAGCACATGCAGCACACCGGCAGCTTTAAGGCCCGCGGTGCCTTTAACACATTGCTGAGCCAGCCAGTGCCGCCGGCGGGACTGGTGGCAGCTTCTGGCGGCAACCACGGCGCCGCCGCGGCCTATGCCGCGCACCAGCTGGGCCACAAGGCCCGGATTTATGTGCCCGAGATGGCCGGCCCGGCCAAGATTTCTCTGATCGAACGCACCGGGGCTGATCTGCAGGTGGTGCCCGGCGCCTATGCCAACGCACTGGAGCAGGCCCAGGCCTACGAGGCAGAGACCGGCGCCATGCAGGTCCACGCCTACGACGCCCCAGCCACTGTTGCGGGCCAGGGCACCTGCTTTGCCGAATGGCAGGCCCAAGGCCTTGAGGCGGATACCCTTCTGATCGCGGTGGGCGGCGGCGGGCTGATTGCCGGCGCGCTGGCCTGGTTCCAGGGGGCAAAGAAGATCGTGGCGGTGGAGCCCGAAACTTCTTGCGCGCTGAATGCGGCATTGCTGGCCCGCCAACCGGTGGATGTGGACGTCTCCGGCGTCGCGGCCAACGCTCTTGGCGCCAAACGCATAGGTGCTATCTGTTTCGAACTCGCCTCGGCACCGGGCCTGACTTCGGTGACCGTACCGGACAGCGCCATCACCAGGGCCCAGACCGCGCTGTGGCGCGAACGGCGGATCCTGGTCGAACCCGCAGGCGCCACCGCCCTGGCTGCACTGTTGTGCGGAGCCTACCGCCCTGCGCCCGGCGAGCGTGTGGCGGTGCTGATCTGCGGCGGCAACATAGCCCCGGACCCGCTGGGATAA
- a CDS encoding transporter substrate-binding domain-containing protein, whose protein sequence is MLYLRLTTAALFLLWGQLLSAQVLTVNTVTRPPFSMLEEGRDTGFSLELLKILAARLDWDYQINRTNSFAEMLEGVRSGEADLAAANISITASREIAMDFSHPIFESGLQILVQADEIRQPSLMRALLSWDLVAAIGIAFLLLFGGGMLMWVFERRAQPYFDRPLKEAWFPSFWWALNLVVNGGFEERVPRTPVGRMFGVVLVVSSLFVVSVFVAKITAVMTVEAISGSVNSVNDLYGRSVATIGGSTAAGFLDRREIDYSAFSGLEEMLAAFEAGEVKSLVFDAPVLNFYVQQGGHQYGQTIGQPFLRENYGLVFPAGSPLVEDANRVLLAMQEDGSYDALYRKWFGSQN, encoded by the coding sequence GTGCTGTATCTTCGCCTGACCACCGCCGCCCTGTTCCTGCTTTGGGGGCAATTGCTGTCTGCGCAGGTGCTGACGGTAAACACGGTTACCCGGCCGCCCTTTTCCATGCTGGAGGAGGGGCGCGACACCGGCTTTTCCCTGGAACTCCTGAAAATTCTGGCGGCGCGGCTGGACTGGGACTACCAGATTAACCGCACGAACAGCTTTGCGGAGATGCTGGAGGGGGTGCGCAGCGGCGAGGCGGATCTGGCCGCAGCCAATATCTCCATCACCGCATCGCGCGAAATTGCGATGGATTTCAGCCATCCGATTTTTGAAAGCGGGCTGCAGATCTTGGTGCAGGCCGATGAAATCCGCCAGCCGTCCCTGATGCGGGCATTATTGTCCTGGGATCTGGTTGCCGCCATCGGCATTGCCTTCCTGCTGCTGTTCGGCGGCGGCATGCTGATGTGGGTTTTCGAGCGCCGCGCCCAGCCCTATTTCGACCGCCCCTTGAAAGAGGCCTGGTTTCCGTCCTTCTGGTGGGCGCTGAATCTGGTGGTGAACGGCGGATTTGAGGAACGGGTGCCGCGTACGCCGGTAGGGCGGATGTTCGGCGTGGTGCTGGTTGTGTCGTCGCTGTTCGTCGTCTCGGTCTTTGTCGCCAAGATCACTGCTGTGATGACGGTAGAGGCGATCAGCGGCTCGGTGAACTCGGTCAACGATCTTTATGGAAGATCGGTTGCAACCATTGGCGGGTCGACGGCAGCCGGGTTCCTTGACCGGCGCGAGATCGACTATTCCGCCTTTAGCGGTCTGGAAGAGATGCTGGCCGCCTTTGAAGCCGGTGAGGTGAAGTCATTGGTTTTTGATGCGCCGGTGCTGAATTTCTATGTACAGCAAGGCGGGCATCAATACGGCCAAACCATCGGCCAGCCCTTCCTGCGCGAGAATTACGGGCTGGTGTTCCCGGCCGGCTCGCCGCTGGTGGAAGATGCCAACCGGGTGTTGCTGGCGATGCAGGAAGACGGCAGTTATGACGCCCTTTACCGTAAATGGTTCGGCAGCCAGAACTGA
- a CDS encoding Hint domain-containing protein translates to MIERQVPALGSFAPVRLRAPYFGLQRDIHVAPFQRLVLSGSEVEYLFGQPAVLVPAGNLLGTGTALPGAPGSSPLITYCQAVLPDHEPLLAAGAMTESLFLGRLRRDPQRLAASLLAPLGAAALPQHRQPKFPVLRAFDAAVLAERRTA, encoded by the coding sequence GTGATCGAACGGCAGGTGCCGGCGCTAGGCTCCTTTGCGCCGGTGCGGCTCAGGGCGCCCTATTTCGGGCTGCAGCGGGATATTCACGTGGCACCGTTTCAGCGGCTGGTGCTGTCAGGATCCGAGGTGGAGTATTTGTTCGGCCAGCCCGCGGTTCTGGTGCCGGCGGGCAATCTGCTGGGGACCGGCACCGCCTTGCCGGGCGCGCCAGGCAGCAGCCCGCTGATCACTTACTGCCAGGCGGTGCTGCCGGATCATGAGCCGCTGCTGGCGGCCGGCGCCATGACTGAAAGCCTGTTTCTGGGCCGTCTGCGCCGCGATCCCCAGCGGCTGGCTGCCAGCCTTTTGGCACCGCTGGGCGCCGCAGCCCTGCCCCAGCACCGGCAGCCGAAATTCCCGGTGCTGCGGGCCTTTGACGCCGCAGTGCTGGCCGAACGGCGGACCGCCTGA
- a CDS encoding TIGR00730 family Rossman fold protein, which translates to MTEDRHSRFRDAHSDRDRAEHVPATPQTQAPAYRLAFADEEFLCREELRPVRLQLELLKPELMLNEHGIESTIVMFGGARIPDPKHKDQARTQTLADLSHFYDEAREFARLMTEKSKESGGRQNVIVTGGGPGVMEAGNRGALDAGGQSIGLSIVLPHEQAPNGYVTPDLSFNFHYFAIRKMHFLMRARAITVFPGGFGTLDELFESLTLIQTGRMERVPFLLFGKAFWDKIINWEALGDAGTISDQDLDLFRVVDTAQEAVEIIDNWEPAPPRDSLPGRER; encoded by the coding sequence ATGACCGAAGACCGCCACAGCCGTTTCCGCGATGCCCATTCCGACCGGGACCGGGCCGAACATGTGCCCGCTACGCCGCAGACCCAGGCGCCTGCCTACCGGCTTGCCTTTGCCGATGAAGAGTTTCTGTGCCGCGAGGAACTGCGCCCGGTGCGGCTGCAGCTGGAGCTGCTGAAGCCGGAGCTGATGCTGAACGAGCATGGCATCGAAAGCACCATCGTGATGTTCGGCGGCGCCCGGATCCCGGATCCCAAGCATAAGGATCAGGCGCGGACACAGACGCTGGCGGATCTGTCGCATTTCTATGATGAGGCGCGCGAGTTTGCCCGGCTGATGACCGAAAAATCGAAAGAGAGCGGCGGCCGTCAGAACGTGATCGTAACCGGCGGCGGCCCCGGTGTGATGGAGGCGGGCAACCGCGGCGCGCTGGACGCGGGCGGCCAGTCCATTGGCCTGTCGATCGTGCTGCCGCATGAGCAAGCGCCCAACGGGTACGTGACGCCGGACCTCAGCTTCAATTTCCACTACTTCGCGATCCGCAAGATGCATTTCCTGATGCGGGCGCGGGCGATCACCGTATTCCCCGGCGGTTTTGGCACCCTGGACGAGCTGTTCGAGAGCCTGACGCTGATCCAGACCGGCCGGATGGAGCGGGTGCCGTTCCTGCTGTTCGGCAAGGCGTTCTGGGACAAGATCATCAATTGGGAGGCGCTGGGTGACGCCGGAACCATATCGGATCAGGATCTGGACCTGTTCCGCGTGGTCGACACCGCACAGGAGGCGGTGGAAATCATCGACAACTGGGAGCCTGCGCCGCCGCGCGACAGCCTGCCCGGACGCGAGCGCTAA
- a CDS encoding invasion associated locus B family protein, whose amino-acid sequence MALKLARVAAGLCLAALATTASAQATSNNRVAAKVDWSVFEGDNPNECWGVSAPKETVNTRDGRVVAVRRSEIQLFVTFRSSDAPKGEVSFTGGYPFAPGSTVNMAIGESEFELFTEGEWAWPATPADDAKIVTAMKRGANAVLTARSARGTQTKDSFSLLGFTAALDDAEKRCSK is encoded by the coding sequence ATGGCATTGAAACTTGCCCGCGTGGCTGCGGGCCTGTGTCTGGCAGCATTGGCAACCACCGCATCTGCGCAAGCAACGTCGAACAACCGCGTTGCAGCCAAAGTGGACTGGAGCGTCTTTGAAGGCGACAATCCCAACGAGTGCTGGGGGGTTTCCGCACCAAAGGAAACCGTGAACACCCGCGACGGCCGCGTCGTGGCGGTGCGCCGCAGCGAGATCCAGCTGTTTGTCACCTTCCGCAGCAGCGATGCCCCCAAAGGCGAAGTCAGCTTTACCGGCGGCTACCCCTTTGCGCCGGGTTCCACCGTGAACATGGCCATCGGCGAGTCCGAGTTTGAACTGTTCACCGAGGGCGAATGGGCCTGGCCGGCGACACCTGCGGATGATGCCAAGATCGTTACCGCTATGAAACGCGGCGCAAATGCGGTGCTGACCGCGCGGTCCGCCCGGGGCACCCAAACCAAGGACAGCTTCTCGCTGCTGGGCTTTACGGCCGCCTTGGATGACGCGGAAAAACGCTGCAGCAAGTAA
- a CDS encoding GntR family transcriptional regulator, producing the protein MSATIADTIYRSLSERIITGSLPAGEKLRQDHIAREFDASHVPVREALLRLEAHGLAVSEPRRGTRVSALDPSEIREVIEMRVALEVLALTHAFARLTPKDIEAAEAARLACDAAQDMAGWERLNRAFHKTILAPCAMPRLLASIDDLHIAAARHLFANWQHQWTRRTDSDHAAIVQAMERRDPAAACEILRRHLRRVR; encoded by the coding sequence ATGTCGGCAACCATCGCAGATACCATCTACCGCAGCCTGAGCGAGCGCATCATTACCGGCAGCCTGCCTGCGGGGGAAAAGCTGCGCCAGGATCATATCGCGCGCGAATTTGACGCCAGCCATGTGCCCGTGCGGGAGGCGCTCCTGCGGCTTGAGGCACATGGGCTGGCGGTGTCCGAACCCCGCCGCGGCACCCGGGTCAGCGCCCTGGACCCTTCCGAAATCCGTGAGGTGATCGAGATGCGGGTGGCGCTGGAGGTTCTGGCCCTGACCCACGCCTTTGCCCGCCTGACACCAAAGGATATCGAAGCCGCCGAGGCCGCCCGTCTCGCCTGTGATGCGGCACAGGACATGGCCGGTTGGGAACGGCTTAACCGTGCCTTTCACAAGACGATCCTTGCTCCTTGCGCGATGCCCCGGCTCTTGGCCTCGATTGACGATCTGCATATCGCCGCTGCCCGGCATCTGTTTGCCAACTGGCAGCATCAATGGACCCGCCGGACAGACAGTGATCATGCCGCGATCGTGCAGGCGATGGAGCGCCGCGATCCCGCTGCGGCTTGCGAAATTCTGCGCCGGCACCTGCGCCGGGTGCGCTGA
- a CDS encoding reprolysin-like metallopeptidase, whose product MPEVSDYTALLAYTSNSSLRWNSLADPGTQTVVTYSFVDSGDLGDAADDPYGASSYWSFNSTQRDYFRLALAEFEEASGVLFVETDGPAMINAFGYNGGSAAGWADLAWSTSYSTNEGELAIKSSNMAPGSYGYETVLHEIGHALGLEHPHDGDTTLADHLDDQEHTVMTYNYAGYNVTELGTFDVQALTHLYGETGSTAGWRAYANTAGDVVIKASSRAETVLATGQDTKIYARGGEDTVIGREADDRLFGGGGADTLTGGYGEDRLAGGKGSDVLIGGLDETDYSGAYGEDDFLKGNGGRDTLFGGQGDDRLIGGNGKDRLVGGEGSDVLTGGKHADVFVFVSADYWEDEVITDFGRGDDRIEFSDTSVEEFGDLTITQVNGNTLIGFFGSHEIELTGYTGTLTEDHFLFT is encoded by the coding sequence ATGCCCGAAGTTTCAGATTACACGGCGCTATTAGCCTATACATCGAACAGCAGCCTCCGCTGGAACAGCTTGGCTGATCCCGGCACTCAAACTGTGGTGACATACAGCTTTGTCGATAGCGGCGACTTGGGGGATGCGGCTGACGACCCTTATGGCGCCAGCAGCTATTGGTCCTTCAATAGCACGCAGCGCGACTATTTCCGCCTGGCTCTTGCGGAGTTTGAAGAGGCGTCCGGCGTGCTGTTTGTCGAAACGGACGGCCCGGCGATGATCAACGCCTTTGGCTACAACGGCGGCTCTGCTGCGGGCTGGGCGGATCTTGCCTGGTCCACCTCATATTCCACCAATGAGGGGGAACTGGCGATTAAAAGCAGCAATATGGCGCCGGGATCCTATGGCTATGAAACGGTGCTGCACGAGATCGGCCATGCGCTGGGCCTTGAACATCCGCATGACGGTGACACTACGCTGGCGGACCACCTGGACGACCAGGAACACACCGTGATGACCTATAACTATGCCGGGTACAACGTCACGGAACTGGGCACATTTGATGTGCAAGCTCTGACCCATCTTTATGGCGAAACCGGCAGCACCGCAGGATGGAGAGCTTACGCCAATACGGCGGGCGACGTTGTGATCAAGGCCAGCAGCCGTGCAGAAACTGTATTGGCGACCGGGCAGGATACCAAGATTTATGCCAGGGGAGGCGAAGATACCGTCATTGGGCGCGAAGCGGATGACCGCCTGTTCGGCGGCGGCGGCGCTGACACTCTGACCGGTGGCTATGGCGAAGACAGGCTGGCGGGCGGTAAGGGGTCGGACGTTCTGATCGGCGGATTGGATGAGACCGACTATTCAGGCGCCTACGGTGAAGACGACTTTCTGAAAGGTAATGGCGGCAGGGACACGCTGTTTGGCGGCCAGGGGGATGACAGGCTGATCGGCGGCAACGGTAAAGACCGCCTAGTCGGCGGTGAAGGGTCTGACGTCTTGACAGGAGGCAAACACGCGGATGTTTTTGTGTTCGTGTCTGCCGATTATTGGGAAGACGAAGTCATCACGGATTTCGGCAGAGGCGATGACCGGATCGAATTCTCTGACACTTCAGTGGAAGAATTCGGCGATCTGACCATCACACAGGTAAATGGCAACACCCTGATCGGATTTTTCGGCAGTCACGAGATCGAGTTGACCGGCTACACCGGCACACTCACCGAGGACCACTTCCTGTTTACCTGA